The following proteins are encoded in a genomic region of Sebastes fasciatus isolate fSebFas1 chromosome 14, fSebFas1.pri, whole genome shotgun sequence:
- the LOC141782545 gene encoding uncharacterized protein LOC141782545, translating into MGNCTSGIKKKRKGDPEPHGKCSTDNKPSEDVTYASIDHSSTKGSSRTKPTTEDDCDYAIVYVPAALQPETVSVSSKDECADDYVLMG; encoded by the exons ATGGGAAACTGCACTTCAGG Gataaagaagaaaaggaaag GGGATCCTGAACCACATGGAAAATGCAGCACAGATAATAAG CCTAGCGAGGATGTAACGTATGCCTCTATTGACCACAGCAGTACCAAAGGATCAAGTAGAACCAAACCCACCACTGAAGATGATTGTGACTATGCAATAGTTTATGTCCCGGCAGCACTTCAACCTGAAACTGTGTCTGTGTCATCTAAAGACGAATGCGCAGACGACTATGTGCTCATGGGGTAA
- the LOC141782543 gene encoding cell surface glycoprotein CD200 receptor 1-A isoform X1 has product MRDMVWMYAAVIFLLSEAWRVDAAVSSNAAFNLGSGANLTCGNKTWNKMMFVVWTIEMKSMKPCVISSDSGRSDDHCKDGKSLRNTSRNLSYLHIPNFSERDVGVYKCNSVYSGGNDHYVIHVDIIAPPKISAYLEPMGSEMTAVCKAERGKPAANISWSHMGNILTVETNSSDGYITVESRLELLEGMDTANLSCAIRHPYWEREKLLVLPLKYEKGYFPWLYVIIVVIVVILAGSLFFAIKKLITLRRCRQSVTPPSKSPPVGNLPLDDVEEVEPYASYVQRVNSIYNSSADLFT; this is encoded by the exons ATGAGGGACATGGTGTGGATGTATGCTGCCGTCATCTTCTTGTTGTCTGAAGCATGGAGGGTGGATGCAG CTGTCAGCTCAAATGCAGCTTTCAACCTTGGGAGTGGAGCCAACCTGACATGTGGCAATAAGACATGGAATAAGATGATGTTTGTTGTCTGGACAATAGAAATGAAATCCATGAAGCCATGTGTGATCTCCTCTGATAGTGGTAGAAGCGATGACCACTGCAAAGATGGCAAATCACTCCGAAACACATCCAGAAATCTGTCATACCTGCACATCCCAAACTTCTCAGAGCGTGACGTGGGGGTCTACAAGTGTAATTCGGTTTACTCAGGGGGAAACGACCACTACGTGATCCACGTGGATATCATAG CTCCTCCCAAGATATCAGCCTATTTAGAGCCTATGGGCAGTGAGATGACGGCAGTGTGCAAAGCTGAAAGAGGAAAACCTGCTGCCAACATCAGCTGGAGTCATATGGGAAACATATTGACTGTGGAAACAAATAGCTCAGATGGATATATTACAGTAGAAAGTCGCCTGGAGCTCCTCGAGGGAATGGACACAGCTAATCTGAGCTGTGCTATCAGGCACCCATATTGGGAAAGGGAAAAGCTGTTGGTTTTGCCACTAAAATATGAAAAAG gttaTTTTCCTTGGCTGTACGTCATTATTGTGGTAATAGTTGTGATTTTGGCAGGATCTTTATTTTTTGCCATAAAGAAACTAATAACATTGAG GCGATGCCGACAGTCCGTGACCCCTCCATCCAAATCTCCACCGGTGGGTAATCTTCCT ctagACGACGTGGAGGAAGTGGAGCCCTATGCCAGCTATGTTCAACGTGTAAACTCTATCTATAACTCATCTGCAGATTTGTTCACATGA
- the LOC141782543 gene encoding cell surface glycoprotein CD200 receptor 1 isoform X2, with protein MRDMVWMYAAVIFLLSEAWRVDAAVSSNAAFNLGSGANLTCGNKTWNKMMFVVWTIEMKSMKPCVISSDSGRSDDHCKDGKSLRNTSRNLSYLHIPNFSERDVGVYKCNSVYSGGNDHYVIHVDIIAPPKISAYLEPMGSEMTAVCKAERGKPAANISWSHMGNILTVETNSSDGYITVESRLELLEGMDTANLSCAIRHPYWEREKLLVLPLKYEKGYFPWLYVIIVVIVVILAGSLFFAIKKLITLRRCRQSVTPPSKSPPLDDVEEVEPYASYVQRVNSIYNSSADLFT; from the exons ATGAGGGACATGGTGTGGATGTATGCTGCCGTCATCTTCTTGTTGTCTGAAGCATGGAGGGTGGATGCAG CTGTCAGCTCAAATGCAGCTTTCAACCTTGGGAGTGGAGCCAACCTGACATGTGGCAATAAGACATGGAATAAGATGATGTTTGTTGTCTGGACAATAGAAATGAAATCCATGAAGCCATGTGTGATCTCCTCTGATAGTGGTAGAAGCGATGACCACTGCAAAGATGGCAAATCACTCCGAAACACATCCAGAAATCTGTCATACCTGCACATCCCAAACTTCTCAGAGCGTGACGTGGGGGTCTACAAGTGTAATTCGGTTTACTCAGGGGGAAACGACCACTACGTGATCCACGTGGATATCATAG CTCCTCCCAAGATATCAGCCTATTTAGAGCCTATGGGCAGTGAGATGACGGCAGTGTGCAAAGCTGAAAGAGGAAAACCTGCTGCCAACATCAGCTGGAGTCATATGGGAAACATATTGACTGTGGAAACAAATAGCTCAGATGGATATATTACAGTAGAAAGTCGCCTGGAGCTCCTCGAGGGAATGGACACAGCTAATCTGAGCTGTGCTATCAGGCACCCATATTGGGAAAGGGAAAAGCTGTTGGTTTTGCCACTAAAATATGAAAAAG gttaTTTTCCTTGGCTGTACGTCATTATTGTGGTAATAGTTGTGATTTTGGCAGGATCTTTATTTTTTGCCATAAAGAAACTAATAACATTGAG GCGATGCCGACAGTCCGTGACCCCTCCATCCAAATCTCCACCG ctagACGACGTGGAGGAAGTGGAGCCCTATGCCAGCTATGTTCAACGTGTAAACTCTATCTATAACTCATCTGCAGATTTGTTCACATGA